The Breoghania sp. genome has a segment encoding these proteins:
- a CDS encoding 3-oxoacyl-[acyl-carrier-protein] synthase III C-terminal domain-containing protein has protein sequence MSPREIPGPGGLQSGSTSLTGICMFIDLGGTGSSLPNRILPSSEIDRQLGQNVGTLEMRTGVAQRYVCEQETQIDLAVAAARAAIEDAGLPVDQVELVLSGSAIPYQPLPAMAPLIMREIGIPDGQAAAFDVNSTCLSFLTALETAAHLLSAGRYQTALVVASEIASRALPWDDHPETAALFGDGAGAVLLRRASGPLASRIRASLMTSFPSAYEACSIGAGGTRFDFRKQNEDFARNAVFSMDGSALFRLSRRHFAAFVAKVLDEAGWTLSDVDLVIPHQASPFALEHMARQVGVSAEQMIDITRSHGNQIAASIPFALDIARKAGRIQTGSRVLFLGTSAGVSFGAMALEV, from the coding sequence GTGTCACCCCGGGAAATCCCCGGGCCGGGTGGTCTACAATCGGGGAGCACGTCATTAACAGGTATATGTATGTTTATAGACCTTGGCGGGACTGGGAGCAGTCTTCCCAACCGAATCCTGCCCTCTTCGGAAATTGATCGCCAGCTTGGGCAAAATGTCGGCACGCTTGAAATGCGGACCGGAGTTGCGCAGCGTTATGTCTGTGAGCAAGAAACGCAGATTGATCTTGCTGTCGCGGCCGCGCGAGCGGCAATCGAAGACGCTGGGCTTCCGGTGGATCAGGTTGAACTGGTCCTGTCCGGTTCAGCAATCCCCTACCAGCCCTTGCCTGCGATGGCGCCGCTGATCATGCGGGAAATCGGTATCCCGGATGGCCAGGCAGCGGCATTTGACGTCAACAGCACCTGCCTCAGTTTTCTCACTGCGCTTGAGACCGCGGCACATCTTTTATCAGCGGGCCGGTATCAGACGGCGTTGGTGGTCGCTTCGGAAATCGCCTCGCGTGCCTTGCCTTGGGACGATCATCCGGAAACGGCAGCCCTTTTCGGGGACGGAGCCGGTGCCGTCCTTCTCCGACGCGCATCCGGGCCTCTTGCGAGCCGCATCCGCGCAAGCCTCATGACGAGTTTCCCTTCCGCCTATGAAGCCTGTTCCATTGGCGCTGGAGGGACCCGCTTCGATTTTCGTAAACAAAACGAGGACTTCGCCCGAAACGCCGTTTTCTCGATGGATGGCTCGGCGCTTTTTCGTCTCAGCAGGCGCCATTTCGCAGCGTTCGTCGCCAAGGTTCTGGATGAGGCCGGCTGGACGCTGAGCGACGTCGATCTGGTCATCCCGCATCAGGCCAGTCCCTTTGCACTGGAGCATATGGCGCGGCAGGTGGGGGTCAGTGCGGAGCAAATGATCGACATCACGCGCAGTCACGGCAACCAGATTGCGGCCTCCATTCCCTTTGCGCTCGATATTGCCCGCAAAGCCGGGCGCATCCAAACCGGATCCAGGGTGCTTTTCCTTGGAACCTCCGCAGGGGTCTCCTTTGGCGCCATGGCATTGGAGGTCTGA
- a CDS encoding NAD(P)-dependent oxidoreductase has protein sequence MANVLVTGATGFLGGHVVERLARQGRSVLAHGRDGRKCEALEAAGHTVMRGDLSLGFEPDFGPRSGKIDAIIHCAALSAPFGRLRDFQRANVEATSNLVTFARQQEVRRFVLISSPSVYFTCADQLGVREDGVLPKPFTPYARTKREAEKIVLAANDIGPIVLRPRGIYGRGDTALVPRLIHAANKGPLPLFRKGAARTDLTYVDDVVSAVLCALNAPAAVNGEVLNISGGEVLPIREVADAACRRAGITPRWKPMPFTPALMAAAMLERACLMLPRAPEPPVTRYGLGLFAFAQSLDITKARTLLGWRPEIGFAEGLERTFQPGAGP, from the coding sequence GTGGCGAACGTTCTGGTGACCGGCGCCACGGGCTTTCTCGGTGGTCATGTGGTCGAGCGCCTTGCAAGGCAAGGGCGTTCCGTTCTGGCCCATGGGCGCGACGGCCGCAAATGCGAGGCTCTGGAGGCCGCTGGTCACACCGTCATGCGTGGTGACCTCAGCCTCGGTTTCGAGCCGGACTTTGGTCCGAGGTCAGGAAAGATCGACGCGATCATTCACTGTGCGGCTCTTTCGGCCCCCTTCGGCAGACTTCGGGATTTCCAGAGGGCCAACGTCGAAGCCACCAGCAATCTGGTAACTTTCGCCAGGCAGCAAGAGGTCCGACGCTTCGTTCTCATCTCCAGCCCGTCGGTTTACTTCACGTGCGCCGACCAGCTTGGTGTGCGCGAAGACGGTGTTCTGCCGAAGCCTTTCACGCCCTATGCGCGAACCAAGCGGGAGGCCGAGAAGATCGTTTTGGCCGCCAATGACATTGGCCCGATTGTCCTCAGGCCGCGTGGTATCTATGGCCGGGGCGATACGGCCCTTGTGCCCCGCCTCATTCATGCAGCAAACAAGGGGCCCTTGCCCTTGTTCCGAAAGGGCGCCGCACGCACGGACCTGACCTACGTAGACGATGTGGTCTCGGCCGTTCTCTGCGCCCTCAATGCTCCAGCCGCAGTGAATGGCGAGGTCCTGAATATTTCCGGCGGGGAGGTCCTGCCGATCCGGGAGGTCGCCGATGCCGCCTGCCGGCGTGCCGGGATCACTCCGCGCTGGAAGCCCATGCCCTTCACACCTGCGCTCATGGCAGCGGCCATGTTGGAACGCGCTTGTCTCATGCTGCCGAGGGCGCCCGAGCCACCGGTTACACGTTACGGCCTTGGGTTATTTGCCTTTGCCCAGAGCCTCGACATCACGAAAGCACGGACCTTGCTGGGGTGGCGCCCCGAGATCGGCTTCGCGGAAGGACTGGAGAGGACTTTCCAGCCGGGGGCAGGGCCGTGA
- a CDS encoding MBL fold metallo-hydrolase: MTPVFANSAHVRVPERIVVRKGKWRPIDLRVRYGLCLHPDKGPVLIDTGYTAHALHAGQRSLALRLYGSVLSPRLVPENQPEVFLRRFSLSPADVNLVVLTHFHADHVSGLQLFPNARFIADADAWRRIASCSRVGQLRHGVFSELIPPDFSRRLEPLADCAGVDCQRYGFSGKDLLGDGSMIAVDLPGHAAGHFGILFPRQDPPLFYAVDAQWVHAALSSNRRPGFPASLIAHDAGAQADTTRLLQGLEKQGVDVLLCHDPAMTHHDSDGKGGVP, from the coding sequence GTGACACCGGTTTTTGCCAACAGCGCCCATGTCAGGGTTCCGGAGAGGATTGTAGTCCGCAAGGGAAAATGGCGTCCCATAGATCTACGGGTGCGATACGGTCTTTGCCTGCACCCCGACAAGGGCCCCGTTCTCATCGATACCGGCTATACGGCACATGCCCTCCATGCTGGCCAGCGCTCACTGGCGCTTCGGCTTTACGGATCCGTTCTTTCCCCCCGGTTGGTTCCCGAAAATCAACCGGAGGTCTTTTTGCGCCGGTTCAGTCTTTCGCCCGCCGATGTCAATCTCGTGGTTCTGACCCATTTTCATGCCGATCACGTTTCCGGATTGCAGCTCTTTCCGAACGCAAGGTTCATCGCTGACGCGGACGCCTGGCGCCGGATTGCTTCATGTTCGCGAGTGGGTCAGCTGCGCCATGGTGTCTTTTCCGAATTGATCCCGCCCGATTTCAGCCGGCGACTTGAGCCACTCGCCGATTGCGCCGGGGTCGATTGTCAGCGCTACGGATTCTCAGGCAAGGATCTGTTGGGAGACGGCAGCATGATCGCCGTTGACTTGCCGGGGCATGCGGCGGGGCATTTCGGCATCCTTTTTCCGCGTCAGGATCCCCCCTTGTTCTACGCGGTCGACGCACAGTGGGTTCACGCCGCATTGAGCAGCAACCGGCGCCCCGGCTTTCCTGCAAGCCTCATTGCCCATGACGCTGGCGCTCAGGCTGACACCACACGATTACTCCAAGGGCTTGAAAAACAAGGCGTCGATGTTTTGCTATGCCATGATCCAGCAATGACACACCATGATTCCGACGGTAAGGGAGGTGTCCCATGA
- a CDS encoding F390 synthetase-related protein, whose amino-acid sequence MSASAEVIASFIRTLWLSRKSLDRQRFERLQHRAIMRWLARDVPRVSFYAGSALSLDQLPVVDKAMQMARFEQFNQFGLTAQEIRSTLAQGSFQIDGHTVGASTGTSGNRGVFVVSRQESNAWLGSILAKTIPDMLLKRPRVAILLPQNTGLYDNAARSRVLDLAFFNLTTAPHQLRGELEGFAPTVVVAPPKVLRYLAEEKSSIRPQRIFSAAETLDPVDRSPVEAFFGLRLEQIYMATEGLFAVTCRHGNLHLAEDSVHFEFEPVGKGLVSPLVSTFRRNVQIMARYRMNDLLRLSPQSCPCGSPLRHVTEIVGRQDDIFRLASPTGPVMVTPDVLRNAVLNADPRITDFRIVQTATDCIEVSLAPDLPEEAASAALRSLQALLEGRGAKVNVVLLQRLLELETGRKLRRVECRLVDAQVSR is encoded by the coding sequence ATGAGCGCTTCGGCGGAGGTGATTGCATCCTTCATCCGGACGCTTTGGCTGTCGCGCAAGTCATTGGATCGGCAACGGTTCGAGCGCTTGCAACACAGGGCGATCATGCGATGGCTTGCCCGCGATGTGCCGAGGGTTTCATTCTATGCTGGATCGGCCCTCTCACTGGATCAGTTGCCCGTCGTCGACAAGGCGATGCAAATGGCTCGGTTTGAGCAGTTCAATCAATTTGGACTGACGGCGCAGGAAATCCGCTCAACCCTGGCACAGGGATCCTTCCAGATTGATGGGCATACGGTTGGCGCAAGCACGGGAACCAGCGGCAACCGCGGGGTATTTGTCGTCTCCCGGCAGGAAAGCAATGCCTGGCTTGGATCGATCCTTGCCAAGACGATCCCGGACATGCTGTTGAAACGGCCCCGGGTGGCGATCCTCCTGCCCCAGAACACCGGCCTCTATGATAACGCGGCCCGCTCGCGGGTTCTGGATCTCGCCTTCTTCAACCTCACGACCGCTCCGCACCAGCTGCGTGGGGAGCTGGAAGGTTTCGCGCCAACCGTTGTCGTCGCCCCTCCGAAAGTCCTGCGATATCTCGCGGAGGAAAAGAGTTCCATTCGCCCGCAGCGGATTTTCTCTGCGGCCGAAACCCTGGACCCGGTCGACCGCTCCCCCGTCGAGGCCTTCTTTGGCCTGCGGCTGGAGCAGATCTACATGGCAACGGAAGGTCTGTTTGCAGTCACATGCCGTCATGGCAATCTGCATCTGGCCGAGGACTCCGTCCATTTCGAGTTCGAGCCGGTAGGGAAGGGGCTGGTCTCGCCCCTGGTGAGCACGTTCAGGCGTAATGTCCAGATCATGGCTCGCTACCGGATGAACGATCTGCTTCGCCTGTCGCCGCAATCGTGTCCCTGCGGCTCCCCCCTTCGGCACGTCACGGAAATTGTCGGCCGTCAGGACGACATCTTCCGTCTTGCCTCGCCCACCGGACCGGTGATGGTGACGCCAGATGTTTTGCGCAATGCCGTGTTGAATGCCGATCCTCGCATAACCGATTTCCGGATCGTTCAGACCGCTACGGACTGCATCGAGGTGTCGCTGGCGCCTGATCTGCCTGAGGAGGCGGCTTCGGCAGCTCTTCGTTCACTCCAGGCGCTTCTGGAGGGGCGGGGTGCCAAGGTGAATGTCGTTCTCTTGCAGCGTCTGCTTGAGTTGGAGACTGGGCGCAAGCTGCGCCGGGTCGAATGCCGGCTTGTCGATGCGCAGGTGTCTCGGTGA
- a CDS encoding GNAT family N-acetyltransferase has protein sequence MSLPDDEHTGHSGQKRVANDPGQVAALVQLFQDYACQELIANLETQLKSVEIAGNAFPLTVNDGTPTCYICSPAAAYIDYALDETRNFGGFPRLQKAICRLISGLAPLVRASGLDRQVQLNNWLFSTNPVPDLDRDTVRQIRSELTQVYPTHAIVLRSLNELADEASLVALRQEGFRILPARQIYLVADADKAAGLKNMRADTNRLKRTHFQYAGNGDFLEEDYPRCARLYEMLYLVKYTPLNPQYTATYIRRMHEAGLLRLAGLRDSTGKLVAVSGTFLNGRTLTQPIVGYDTSLPKTEGLYRMVMAMAQAEARRTGAFFNVSAGAADFKRRRGAVPVIEFTAVYIRHLPLRMRLATAIMEIALRTIGIPLLRKFEL, from the coding sequence GTGAGCCTGCCCGATGACGAGCATACCGGGCACTCAGGCCAGAAGCGGGTCGCCAATGATCCGGGGCAGGTTGCGGCTCTGGTGCAACTGTTTCAAGACTATGCCTGCCAAGAGCTGATCGCCAACCTGGAAACTCAGCTGAAAAGCGTTGAAATTGCCGGAAATGCGTTTCCGCTGACAGTGAATGATGGCACTCCGACTTGCTACATTTGCAGCCCCGCTGCGGCCTATATCGACTACGCTCTCGATGAAACCCGTAATTTTGGCGGCTTTCCAAGGTTACAGAAAGCGATATGCAGGCTGATTTCAGGACTTGCCCCGCTCGTCCGCGCCAGCGGGCTTGACCGGCAGGTCCAGCTGAACAACTGGCTGTTTTCAACCAATCCGGTTCCCGACCTGGACCGCGATACGGTGCGGCAGATCAGAAGCGAATTGACTCAAGTGTATCCGACCCACGCCATCGTGCTCCGCTCGCTCAACGAGCTCGCCGACGAGGCGAGCTTGGTAGCTCTGAGACAGGAGGGATTCAGGATTCTGCCCGCCCGGCAGATCTATCTTGTGGCCGATGCGGACAAGGCAGCAGGCTTGAAGAACATGCGGGCCGATACCAACCGTCTTAAACGGACGCATTTTCAGTATGCTGGCAATGGCGATTTCCTTGAGGAAGATTATCCACGCTGCGCTCGCCTCTATGAGATGCTTTATCTCGTCAAATACACCCCGCTAAACCCTCAATACACCGCAACCTATATCCGGCGTATGCACGAGGCAGGACTTCTCCGCCTGGCCGGATTGCGTGACAGCACGGGAAAACTGGTTGCGGTGAGCGGGACGTTCCTGAATGGGCGGACATTGACCCAGCCGATTGTGGGCTACGACACAAGCCTGCCGAAGACAGAAGGCCTTTACCGGATGGTCATGGCCATGGCTCAGGCAGAAGCGCGGAGAACCGGCGCCTTCTTCAACGTCAGCGCCGGGGCCGCCGACTTCAAGCGGCGACGCGGGGCCGTTCCAGTCATCGAGTTCACAGCGGTTTATATCCGCCACTTGCCGTTGCGCATGCGCCTTGCGACAGCGATCATGGAAATCGCCCTTCGGACCATCGGTATTCCCCTCCTTAGAAAGTTTGAACTATGA
- a CDS encoding Rieske 2Fe-2S domain-containing protein: MSQFKDQWAAVALSADVGRKPKRIFLNGVPIVLFRGRDGVAALPDRCPHRLVALSEGRVVDGDIECPYHGWRFNGDGRCTAIPGHIGKLPVYRTQTYRTMEREGAIFVSAGSPAQPPYVHCMEGQDVVVRRVRSSTQSTVLDAAENILDATHTHFTHKNLLRGLSAKRHKVTVEITGGEGWIQADYIGENRQEGIVSKLLEGERTRTVGRFRAPGIAELEYWGPKGLALATTFHLRRADAETVEGIGWLMGPRKGGLGHLMALAFKPLFSVALNQDRRVLRSASLNSRFTPDARPVIGPLDFLRKDIEAILKGEPHSAMEVSRRASIEL, translated from the coding sequence ATGAGCCAATTCAAGGATCAATGGGCCGCCGTCGCCCTGTCGGCCGATGTTGGGCGCAAACCTAAGCGCATTTTCCTCAATGGCGTTCCGATCGTCCTGTTCCGGGGGCGTGACGGGGTGGCAGCCCTGCCGGATCGCTGCCCCCATCGTCTGGTCGCGCTTTCGGAGGGGAGGGTCGTCGACGGAGACATCGAATGCCCCTATCACGGCTGGCGGTTCAATGGGGACGGTCGATGCACCGCCATTCCGGGTCACATCGGCAAACTGCCTGTCTACAGGACGCAGACCTATCGCACGATGGAGCGGGAAGGCGCGATCTTTGTCTCGGCCGGCAGCCCGGCGCAGCCCCCCTATGTACATTGCATGGAAGGTCAGGATGTGGTCGTGCGCCGTGTGCGCAGTTCGACCCAGTCAACGGTTCTGGACGCTGCGGAGAACATCCTCGATGCCACCCATACCCACTTCACGCACAAGAACCTGTTGCGCGGACTGAGCGCGAAACGTCACAAGGTGACAGTTGAAATCACCGGAGGTGAGGGCTGGATCCAGGCGGACTACATCGGCGAAAATCGACAGGAAGGCATCGTCAGCAAGTTGCTCGAAGGCGAGCGGACCAGAACCGTTGGTCGGTTCCGGGCTCCGGGAATAGCCGAGCTGGAATACTGGGGGCCGAAAGGATTGGCTTTGGCAACAACCTTCCATCTTCGCCGGGCCGATGCGGAAACGGTCGAAGGTATCGGCTGGCTCATGGGGCCCCGCAAAGGTGGCCTCGGCCATCTTATGGCCCTTGCCTTCAAACCGCTATTCTCCGTCGCGCTCAACCAGGACCGGCGTGTTCTGCGTTCGGCCAGCTTGAATAGTCGCTTCACGCCGGATGCCCGCCCAGTGATCGGTCCGCTGGACTTTCTACGCAAGGATATCGAGGCTATCCTGAAGGGAGAGCCTCATTCGGCGATGGAAGTATCGCGCAGAGCCTCCATCGAGCTCTGA
- a CDS encoding ATP-grasp domain-containing protein produces MLQSQRISLVVPTCEEIFYLGEIWRDRAMPARLFAPHLDLVAAAHNKFQFIEMVRAMGLRAPETRLLVSRADLEELGRQTTDLVFKPVWSRFASHTLLRPHYTDLLHVQPTSSSPWVAQSFIDGDEISVYAIAVEGRLKAAAFYRSLYRAGKGAGICFEMVTAPAARGFVETFAEKTGWTGQLSFDLMCDTDGTVWPLECNPRATSGVHFFHQPAAFIAACLGAADEVKPDIEGMQGSRLAMWIYGLPQAFRRKQLGAFFRDLRRMDDIFTWDGDNLSASAQWKAFAEIIGIAFRERISPQQAATRDIEWNGPAQSSMEALRDTSIAE; encoded by the coding sequence TTGCTTCAGAGCCAGCGCATTTCCCTGGTCGTACCGACATGCGAGGAGATCTTTTATCTGGGGGAGATCTGGCGCGATCGTGCCATGCCAGCCCGGCTGTTTGCCCCGCATCTCGATCTTGTGGCGGCCGCGCACAACAAATTCCAATTCATCGAAATGGTTAGGGCGATGGGCTTGAGAGCGCCCGAAACCAGGCTTCTGGTCTCACGCGCTGACCTTGAGGAGTTAGGCAGACAGACGACAGATCTCGTCTTCAAGCCGGTCTGGTCGCGCTTTGCAAGCCACACACTGTTGCGCCCGCATTATACGGATCTCCTCCACGTTCAGCCAACGTCGTCATCCCCCTGGGTTGCACAGAGCTTCATCGACGGCGACGAGATCAGCGTCTATGCCATTGCGGTCGAAGGCAGGCTCAAGGCGGCTGCGTTCTATCGCTCACTGTACCGGGCCGGAAAGGGTGCGGGGATTTGCTTCGAGATGGTCACCGCACCGGCTGCCCGAGGTTTTGTGGAGACATTCGCGGAAAAAACCGGCTGGACCGGCCAGCTATCGTTTGATCTCATGTGCGATACTGACGGTACGGTCTGGCCGCTGGAATGCAATCCGCGGGCGACCAGCGGCGTCCACTTCTTTCACCAGCCAGCTGCCTTCATCGCCGCATGTCTGGGGGCCGCAGACGAGGTGAAACCGGATATCGAAGGCATGCAAGGCTCCCGCCTCGCCATGTGGATCTACGGGCTCCCGCAAGCCTTCAGGCGAAAACAGCTTGGTGCCTTCTTTCGGGATCTGCGGCGTATGGATGATATTTTCACTTGGGACGGCGACAACCTGAGCGCCAGCGCCCAATGGAAGGCCTTTGCGGAAATCATCGGAATAGCTTTCCGCGAGCGCATCTCCCCCCAGCAGGCTGCAACCCGCGACATCGAGTGGAACGGCCCGGCTCAGAGCTCGATGGAGGCTCTGCGCGATACTTCCATCGCCGAATGA
- a CDS encoding DUF4062 domain-containing protein, producing MEKIFHVFVSSTYSDLIEERKKVSEAVAKAGYVAEGMEIFPASSQKQMSFIERVIDRCDYYILILAGRYGSLAEDGLSYTEKEFLHAKSMGIPVLAFIRNDLENLPINKIEEDLENKQRLSTFIDSLKNESMVDFWANPDELSTKALAALSQARVTFEGVGWIRADTAASNEILNDINNLRKENEELRSIISAAKQPPIFDNINLAGLDEEFIIHFESKPRVGGSNVRKTPRTSSMTWRAILAAIGPQFRTPSNTSGISSSLDSVLRKVANLSAETNITIDMADKQRILMQMEALGMMRAATYNLKNGGHEVFHQLTNQGLAHMLRENVVKSADDAAIALE from the coding sequence ATGGAAAAGATATTTCACGTTTTTGTTAGCTCAACATACAGCGACCTCATAGAGGAGCGAAAGAAGGTCAGTGAGGCGGTAGCGAAGGCGGGGTATGTGGCTGAAGGTATGGAAATATTCCCAGCTTCGAGCCAAAAACAAATGAGCTTCATCGAAAGAGTTATTGATCGCTGTGACTACTACATTTTGATTTTGGCAGGTCGCTATGGATCACTGGCTGAGGATGGCTTGAGTTACACAGAAAAAGAGTTTTTGCATGCCAAATCCATGGGTATCCCAGTTCTCGCCTTTATCAGGAACGACCTCGAAAACCTGCCCATAAATAAGATCGAGGAAGACCTAGAGAACAAGCAGAGACTTTCCACATTTATCGATTCTTTGAAGAATGAATCTATGGTCGATTTTTGGGCGAATCCCGACGAACTTTCTACTAAAGCACTCGCGGCGCTGTCACAGGCGCGGGTAACTTTTGAAGGTGTGGGCTGGATCAGAGCTGATACAGCCGCCAGTAACGAAATATTGAATGATATTAATAACCTCAGAAAGGAAAATGAGGAGTTACGATCTATTATTTCCGCTGCCAAGCAACCGCCGATTTTCGATAATATCAATCTTGCCGGACTGGATGAAGAATTCATCATTCACTTCGAGTCAAAGCCGAGAGTTGGTGGTTCGAATGTTCGGAAGACACCCCGTACATCATCAATGACATGGCGAGCGATATTGGCAGCAATTGGCCCTCAATTTCGTACGCCATCAAATACATCAGGGATTAGTTCTTCGCTTGATAGCGTGCTTAGAAAGGTAGCCAACCTAAGCGCTGAAACAAACATAACGATCGACATGGCGGACAAACAACGCATCCTCATGCAGATGGAGGCATTGGGCATGATGCGAGCTGCTACCTATAATCTGAAAAACGGAGGGCATGAAGTTTTTCATCAGCTAACTAACCAAGGGTTGGCCCATATGTTGCGAGAGAATGTGGTCAAGTCAGCTGATGATGCAGCAATCGCACTTGAGTAG
- a CDS encoding TniQ family protein produces MPLHPKLTPELHPDESPMSFCSRAAFLNGRSARDFCLDMGFTFQEIIDGVQRAQDSLARLCNIPEGTDLGTPIRRDGRTYWIGANKFTRATLSRQTLFVCPHCLADDISRSPNGPAAIYGRTRWLVSSLRTCAVHEASFVPACDDERPSRIHDFTMLVAPTGANLAQITRASSHRNCSPLEEYLIARLENRPGEGNWLDRFPAYAAARICEIVGAVSEFGVRFHSAELTPNAWWHAGGLGYEIVRAGPEGIGPFLCGLQSQSSGPQKAWAPRTMYGRLYEWLAHESEDSSYDPLRHLIREHAIDTLPLGPGEEIFGIPVETRKLHSLRSASEEYAVHPKRLRKILHEVGVIADDAMSLTDERIMFPASEGSQYIARASQSMSMAAVRDYLNIPRPIDRSLFEAGILVPWVRGGNETLHHHAFAKTDLDDLMQRLMKDALPNDQPVLQDIPAAARRANCSQVEIVRLILDRKLKTVRLLSEERGYLSLLVNVEEVKPHVRLEGHGGLSLRQVEREMHLSSAVVKGLLVHGHLPSQTAVNPINRCPQTIVKRTDLEQFMGDFSSLHTLSRETGIHHVRLNRLLREYKIRPAFPAQDVPATFFRRKDLQRISEALGL; encoded by the coding sequence ATGCCTTTGCACCCAAAACTCACGCCTGAGCTCCACCCCGATGAATCGCCGATGAGCTTCTGCTCTCGCGCAGCATTTCTGAACGGACGCAGCGCGCGCGATTTCTGTCTGGATATGGGCTTCACGTTCCAGGAAATCATCGATGGCGTTCAGCGCGCACAGGACTCCCTTGCACGTCTTTGCAACATTCCCGAAGGCACCGATTTAGGAACACCAATTCGTCGAGACGGCAGGACCTACTGGATTGGAGCCAACAAATTCACGCGCGCCACTCTCAGCCGACAAACCCTCTTCGTCTGTCCGCATTGCTTGGCTGATGATATCTCACGCAGTCCCAATGGCCCGGCCGCAATCTATGGGCGAACGCGCTGGCTTGTATCATCCCTTAGAACCTGCGCCGTCCACGAAGCCAGTTTCGTGCCCGCCTGCGATGACGAGCGCCCAAGTCGCATTCACGACTTCACGATGCTCGTGGCTCCGACAGGTGCAAACCTGGCTCAAATCACTCGCGCAAGCTCACACAGGAACTGCTCGCCACTGGAAGAGTACCTCATCGCCCGGCTGGAAAACCGACCTGGCGAAGGAAATTGGCTAGACCGTTTTCCGGCGTACGCGGCGGCACGGATCTGCGAAATTGTGGGAGCGGTTTCAGAGTTCGGGGTGCGCTTCCACTCCGCAGAACTTACGCCCAACGCCTGGTGGCACGCAGGGGGTCTAGGCTACGAAATCGTTCGGGCTGGCCCGGAAGGCATCGGCCCCTTCCTTTGTGGACTTCAAAGTCAGTCAAGCGGACCCCAAAAAGCCTGGGCGCCCAGAACGATGTACGGGCGCCTCTATGAGTGGCTGGCCCACGAATCCGAGGACTCTTCCTATGATCCCCTTCGACATCTCATCCGCGAGCACGCAATTGACACCCTGCCATTGGGGCCGGGAGAAGAGATCTTCGGCATTCCAGTCGAAACGCGAAAGCTGCATTCTCTTCGCTCTGCTTCTGAAGAATACGCCGTCCATCCCAAGCGGCTGAGAAAAATCCTCCACGAGGTGGGCGTCATTGCCGACGATGCAATGTCCCTGACTGATGAACGAATTATGTTCCCGGCCAGCGAAGGTAGCCAGTACATTGCGCGCGCCAGCCAAAGTATGTCGATGGCTGCCGTGCGCGATTACCTGAACATTCCCCGCCCAATTGATCGTAGCCTTTTCGAGGCGGGTATCCTCGTGCCCTGGGTGCGCGGCGGCAATGAGACACTGCACCATCACGCCTTCGCCAAGACGGATCTCGACGACCTAATGCAGCGGCTGATGAAGGACGCTTTGCCTAACGACCAACCTGTCCTTCAAGATATTCCTGCGGCGGCCAGGAGAGCCAATTGCTCACAAGTCGAGATTGTCCGGCTTATTCTGGATCGCAAACTCAAAACGGTGCGCCTGCTCTCCGAAGAGCGTGGATATCTCTCGCTTCTGGTCAACGTCGAAGAGGTCAAGCCTCATGTGCGGCTTGAGGGTCATGGGGGCTTGTCGCTTCGACAGGTGGAAAGGGAAATGCACTTATCGTCTGCGGTCGTGAAAGGCTTGCTCGTACACGGTCACCTGCCTTCGCAAACAGCCGTGAATCCCATCAATCGTTGTCCGCAAACCATTGTGAAACGAACCGATCTTGAACAGTTTATGGGCGACTTCTCATCGCTCCACACTCTCTCAAGAGAAACCGGAATCCACCATGTGCGACTGAACAGGCTGCTCCGTGAGTATAAGATCCGCCCGGCTTTCCCCGCCCAAGATGTGCCCGCCACCTTTTTCCGACGAAAGGATCTTCAGCGGATCAGCGAAGCCTTGGGGCTGTAG